From a region of the Geothrix sp. 21YS21S-2 genome:
- a CDS encoding alpha-amylase family glycosyl hydrolase: protein MARNPFFVLAAASALLWTGCGGGGGGTSLTTPTTSIDADLAQSPAPDAAYHKIPSNDLGAVVSGANVTFNYWNPTASTVAVNLYANWNDSLGSPAATVSLSKGANAIWTSGSIPIPAQKYYVYNVGGTYVLDAYAKSMAQWVHTGKASIPGDTKGKGAILDPAGPLPDGGWVPYAGTSSYFDGSAMKAPNGSTAPYGYASARDAIIYEAGVRDLTVDPAVTRFASGHAWGTFKGLVDMLPHIQKLGVTHVQLLCPLQNYNYDQTAVGTRELDPSVTSGANYNWGYDPQNYFTPSGMYSASPSTPAARISELKTLVNEIHKAGMGVILDVVYNHTANTSVLGDLSGTNYYYRTTSRNGAGSQDVMSEHKMVRKLIVDSVKHWVNTYHVDGFRFDLMGVMDTGTIKAAYAEAAAANPKTLFVGEGWTGFYTGAAADYNGDAIAGADQGNASAFAGMNIGMFSDSYRQIFKNGYPNDGATAFLTGAGQAIADLYSNASGKPSKMSNGFTFVAPSTNNVVNYLTCHDNLCYYDVLACATNAARSQDATILQRAKVGYATLLTSQGIAFLHAGDEMFRTKETTAGKGAQNTKSSTIRTFVDNSYNASDAVNMVAWSNVYAGDPITGAFANYATAQDGYKLYAYTQGLIALRKATNAFRLPDAYLAANLASIAPAGAGSTVLAFGYKAVSTDLTGTYYVFHNADTSPQTFTADVSLAGATLIVDGNSAGVTAIASSTTVTVSGASVTLAPLSSAVFRF from the coding sequence GTGGCCAGGAACCCGTTCTTCGTTTTGGCGGCCGCCTCGGCCCTTTTATGGACCGGCTGCGGCGGGGGCGGGGGCGGCACGTCCCTGACGACGCCCACCACCTCCATCGACGCCGACCTGGCCCAGTCCCCGGCCCCGGACGCCGCCTACCACAAGATCCCCAGCAACGACCTGGGCGCGGTGGTCAGCGGCGCCAACGTCACGTTCAACTACTGGAACCCCACGGCCTCGACGGTGGCCGTGAACCTCTACGCCAACTGGAACGACAGCCTGGGCTCCCCGGCGGCCACGGTGAGCCTGTCCAAGGGCGCCAACGCGATCTGGACCAGCGGCTCCATTCCCATCCCGGCACAGAAATACTACGTCTACAACGTCGGCGGCACCTACGTCCTGGACGCCTACGCCAAGTCCATGGCCCAGTGGGTGCACACGGGCAAGGCCTCCATTCCCGGCGACACCAAGGGCAAGGGCGCGATCCTCGACCCGGCCGGGCCCCTCCCCGACGGCGGTTGGGTGCCCTATGCCGGCACCTCCAGCTATTTCGACGGCTCCGCCATGAAGGCCCCGAACGGCTCCACGGCCCCGTACGGCTACGCCTCCGCCCGGGACGCCATCATCTACGAGGCCGGAGTGCGGGACCTCACCGTGGACCCCGCGGTCACCAGGTTCGCATCGGGCCACGCCTGGGGCACCTTCAAGGGCCTGGTGGACATGCTCCCCCACATCCAGAAGCTGGGCGTCACCCACGTGCAGCTGCTCTGCCCCCTCCAGAACTACAACTACGACCAGACCGCCGTCGGCACCCGGGAGCTCGACCCGTCCGTGACCAGCGGCGCCAACTACAACTGGGGCTACGACCCCCAGAACTACTTCACGCCCTCTGGCATGTACTCCGCCAGCCCCTCCACGCCCGCGGCCCGCATCAGCGAGCTCAAGACCCTGGTCAACGAGATCCACAAGGCGGGCATGGGCGTGATCCTGGACGTGGTCTACAACCACACCGCCAACACCTCCGTCCTGGGCGACCTCTCGGGCACCAACTACTACTACCGCACCACCAGCAGGAACGGCGCGGGCAGCCAGGACGTCATGTCCGAGCACAAGATGGTGCGCAAGCTCATCGTGGATTCCGTGAAGCACTGGGTGAACACCTACCATGTGGACGGCTTCCGGTTCGACCTCATGGGGGTGATGGACACCGGGACCATCAAGGCCGCCTACGCCGAGGCGGCCGCCGCCAACCCGAAGACCCTCTTCGTGGGCGAGGGCTGGACCGGCTTCTACACCGGGGCCGCCGCCGACTACAACGGCGACGCCATCGCCGGGGCGGACCAGGGCAACGCCTCGGCCTTCGCGGGAATGAACATCGGCATGTTCTCCGACAGCTACCGCCAGATCTTCAAGAACGGCTACCCCAACGACGGCGCCACCGCCTTCCTCACGGGCGCGGGCCAGGCCATCGCCGATCTATATTCCAATGCATCAGGCAAGCCCAGCAAAATGAGCAATGGTTTCACTTTTGTCGCTCCTTCCACCAACAACGTGGTGAACTACCTCACCTGCCACGACAACCTCTGCTACTACGACGTGCTGGCCTGCGCCACCAACGCGGCCAGGAGCCAGGACGCCACCATCCTGCAGCGGGCCAAGGTGGGCTACGCGACCCTGCTCACCTCCCAGGGCATCGCCTTCCTCCATGCCGGGGACGAGATGTTCCGCACCAAGGAGACCACGGCCGGCAAGGGCGCCCAGAACACCAAGTCCAGCACCATCCGGACCTTCGTGGACAACTCCTACAACGCCTCCGACGCCGTCAACATGGTGGCCTGGTCCAACGTCTACGCGGGCGACCCCATCACCGGAGCCTTCGCCAACTACGCCACCGCCCAGGACGGCTACAAGCTCTACGCCTACACCCAGGGCCTCATCGCCCTGCGCAAGGCCACCAACGCCTTCCGCCTCCCCGACGCCTACCTGGCGGCCAACCTCGCCTCCATCGCCCCCGCCGGGGCCGGCTCCACGGTCCTGGCCTTCGGGTACAAGGCCGTATCCACCGACCTCACCGGCACCTACTACGTCTTCCACAACGCCGACACCTCGCCCCAGACCTTCACCGCAGACGTGAGCCTCGCGGGCGCGACGCTGATCGTGGACGGGAACTCGGCGGGAGTCACGGCCATCGCATCGTCGACCACCGTGACCGTCAGCGGCGCGAGCGTGACGTTGGCGCCCCTGTCCTCGGCGGTATTCAGGTTCTAG
- the glgP gene encoding alpha-glucan family phosphorylase → MASKLPQVAYFCMEYALESTFKIYSGGLGILAGDYFKGVKDHGFPMVGIGIRWKQGYGEQHVDPVTGKVFDAFRTGDHGFLEDTKVTVKVDIKGRPVHIKVWKVTSYGVDTLYLLDTDLEANDGEARWITGQLYGWFGEERVAQEMVLGIGGVRALQALKIKPDVYHFNEGHALFGGFELIRRRMARGATFQDALARTREEVVFTTHTPIVQGNESHPIDRFMYLGANLGLTRAQLKQLGGSPFNMTVGALRMSRIANAVAELHRVTANDMWKGIKGRCEIIGITNAIHQGTWVDPKMLELAAKGRKDALWNRHMENKHKLIAFVEARNGVKLDPEALLIGFSRRAAPYKRSNFIFTDRSFIEPLLRSGKVQIVFSGKAHPLDDNGKVIVEDILEMTRLYPGRVVFLENYDMEIGALLTRGSDVWLNNPRRPKEASGTSGMKAAQNGVLNLSILDGWWPEACDHGKNGWQFGDGFESARDAVLDRHDFKAFRKVLAEEVLPTYYDHRDQWVDMMVRSIQDTRETFGVKRMLDEYYARMYKRL, encoded by the coding sequence ATGGCTTCGAAACTACCTCAGGTCGCCTATTTCTGCATGGAATACGCCCTGGAGAGCACCTTCAAGATCTATTCCGGAGGCCTGGGCATCCTCGCCGGCGACTACTTCAAGGGCGTCAAGGACCACGGCTTCCCCATGGTGGGCATCGGCATCCGCTGGAAGCAGGGCTACGGCGAACAGCACGTGGACCCGGTCACCGGCAAGGTCTTCGACGCCTTCCGCACCGGGGACCACGGCTTCCTGGAGGACACCAAGGTCACGGTCAAGGTCGACATCAAGGGCCGCCCCGTGCACATCAAGGTCTGGAAGGTCACGTCCTACGGCGTGGACACCCTCTACCTGCTGGACACCGACCTGGAGGCCAACGACGGCGAGGCCCGCTGGATCACGGGCCAGCTCTACGGCTGGTTCGGCGAGGAGCGGGTGGCCCAGGAGATGGTGCTGGGCATCGGCGGCGTGCGGGCCCTGCAGGCCCTGAAGATCAAGCCCGACGTCTACCACTTCAACGAGGGCCACGCGCTCTTCGGCGGGTTCGAGCTCATCCGGCGGCGCATGGCTCGGGGCGCCACCTTCCAGGACGCCCTGGCCCGCACCCGGGAGGAGGTGGTCTTCACCACCCACACCCCCATCGTGCAGGGCAACGAGTCCCACCCCATCGACCGGTTCATGTACCTGGGCGCCAACCTGGGCCTGACCCGGGCCCAGCTCAAGCAGCTGGGGGGCTCGCCCTTCAACATGACCGTGGGGGCCCTGCGCATGAGCCGCATCGCCAACGCCGTGGCCGAGCTGCACCGGGTCACCGCCAACGACATGTGGAAGGGCATCAAGGGCCGCTGCGAGATCATCGGCATCACCAACGCCATCCACCAGGGCACCTGGGTGGATCCGAAGATGCTGGAGCTGGCCGCCAAGGGGAGGAAGGACGCCCTCTGGAACCGCCACATGGAGAACAAGCATAAGCTCATCGCCTTCGTGGAGGCCCGCAACGGCGTGAAGCTGGATCCCGAGGCCCTCCTCATCGGCTTTTCCCGGCGCGCCGCGCCCTACAAGCGCTCCAACTTCATCTTCACGGACCGCAGCTTCATCGAGCCCCTGCTCAGGAGCGGCAAGGTTCAGATCGTCTTCTCGGGCAAGGCCCATCCGCTGGACGACAACGGGAAGGTCATCGTGGAGGACATCCTGGAGATGACCCGGCTGTATCCCGGCCGCGTGGTCTTCCTGGAGAACTACGACATGGAGATCGGCGCCCTGCTCACCCGCGGCTCGGACGTGTGGCTCAACAACCCGCGCCGGCCCAAGGAGGCCTCGGGCACCTCGGGCATGAAGGCCGCCCAGAACGGCGTGCTCAACCTCTCCATCCTCGACGGCTGGTGGCCCGAGGCCTGCGACCACGGGAAGAACGGATGGCAGTTCGGCGACGGCTTCGAGAGCGCCAGGGACGCGGTGCTGGACAGGCACGACTTCAAGGCCTTCCGCAAGGTCCTGGCCGAAGAGGTCCTGCCCACGTACTACGACCACCGGGACCAGTGGGTGGACATGATGGTCCGTTCCATCCAGGACACCCGGGAGACCTTCGGGGTCAAGCGGATGCTGGACGAGTACTACGCCCGGATGTACAAGCGCTTGTGA
- a CDS encoding alpha-amylase family glycosyl hydrolase produces MTLRTLSHAFRLSLALSGAALLAQGAPASVPGSFADNPIVYFLMTDRFVNADPSNDGSYGRRREALPKDDVATFHGGDLKGVTQKLKEGWFKQLGVNAIWITAPYEQIHGWVQGGKAEFKHYAYHGYYALDYTVVDRNLGTPADLKELIDTAHAQGIRVLFDIVMNHPGYLDLQTARELKVDVLFEGSEKATLKNYHNYIDYNSFKFLDWWGRDWVRAGLPGYLDGGRDDLTMQLAFLPDFRTESKDFVKLPKFLKNKPDTRAVDLPNTTVRGYLINWLTDWVRTYGVDGFRCDTVKHVEPEAWAQLKAEGVKALAEWKAAHPANKIDDAPFWMVGEFWGVGPARHKMHSFGFDAMLNFDFQNDEGEFAKPEKLFAGYAKLQAGMPVHMLNYLSSHDTKLFDREKLVVGGAALMLAPGGVQIFYGDETARPAGYEPRTDFQQGTRSDMNWTAPDAKVLAHWRKLGTFRSRHLALAKGVHKQLGSSPYVFSRIDAPSGDCVVVAMGAKGEATIPVAGAFKDGESLRDAYTGRTATVAGGAVKVQAETYVLLERAN; encoded by the coding sequence ATGACCCTGCGAACCCTCTCCCACGCGTTCCGGCTTTCCCTGGCGCTCTCCGGCGCCGCGCTCCTGGCCCAGGGGGCCCCGGCCTCCGTGCCCGGGTCCTTCGCGGACAATCCGATCGTGTACTTCCTCATGACCGACCGGTTCGTCAACGCCGATCCCTCCAACGACGGCAGCTACGGACGCAGGCGGGAGGCCCTGCCCAAGGACGACGTGGCCACCTTCCACGGGGGCGACCTCAAGGGCGTCACCCAGAAGCTCAAGGAAGGCTGGTTCAAGCAGCTGGGCGTGAACGCCATCTGGATAACGGCGCCCTACGAGCAGATCCACGGCTGGGTGCAGGGGGGCAAGGCCGAGTTCAAGCACTACGCCTACCACGGCTACTACGCCCTTGACTACACGGTGGTGGACAGGAACCTGGGCACCCCCGCGGATCTGAAGGAGCTGATCGACACGGCCCACGCCCAGGGCATCCGCGTCCTGTTCGACATCGTCATGAACCACCCCGGCTACCTGGACCTGCAGACCGCCCGGGAACTGAAGGTGGACGTGCTCTTCGAGGGCTCGGAGAAGGCCACGCTGAAGAACTACCACAACTACATCGACTACAACAGCTTCAAGTTCCTGGACTGGTGGGGCAGGGACTGGGTGCGGGCGGGCCTTCCCGGGTACCTCGACGGAGGGCGCGACGACCTCACCATGCAGCTGGCCTTCCTCCCCGACTTCCGCACCGAGAGCAAGGACTTCGTGAAGCTTCCGAAGTTCCTCAAGAACAAGCCCGACACCCGGGCCGTGGACCTGCCCAACACGACCGTGCGGGGCTACCTGATCAACTGGCTCACCGACTGGGTGCGCACCTACGGCGTGGACGGCTTCCGCTGCGACACCGTCAAGCACGTGGAGCCCGAGGCCTGGGCGCAGCTCAAGGCCGAGGGGGTCAAGGCCCTGGCGGAGTGGAAGGCCGCGCATCCCGCCAACAAGATCGACGACGCCCCTTTCTGGATGGTGGGCGAGTTCTGGGGCGTCGGGCCCGCCAGGCACAAGATGCATTCCTTCGGCTTCGACGCGATGCTCAACTTCGACTTCCAGAACGACGAAGGGGAGTTCGCCAAGCCCGAGAAGCTCTTCGCCGGATACGCGAAGCTCCAGGCCGGCATGCCCGTCCACATGCTGAACTACCTTTCGTCCCACGACACGAAGCTGTTCGACCGGGAGAAGCTCGTGGTCGGCGGCGCCGCCCTGATGCTGGCCCCCGGCGGGGTGCAGATCTTCTACGGCGACGAGACCGCGCGGCCCGCCGGGTACGAACCCCGCACCGACTTCCAGCAGGGGACGCGGTCCGACATGAACTGGACGGCCCCGGACGCGAAGGTGCTGGCCCACTGGCGCAAGCTCGGCACGTTCCGCAGCCGCCACCTGGCCCTGGCCAAGGGCGTCCACAAGCAGCTCGGTTCCTCCCCCTACGTCTTCAGCCGCATCGACGCGCCCTCCGGGGACTGCGTGGTGGTGGCCATGGGCGCCAAGGGCGAGGCGACCATCCCCGTGGCCGGCGCCTTCAAGGACGGCGAGAGCCTCCGGGACGCCTACACGGGCCGCACCGCCACGGTGGCGGGAGGGGCCGTGAAGGTCCAGGCCGAAACCTATGTCCTGCTCGAGCGGGCCAACTAG